Proteins from a single region of Amycolatopsis sp. CA-230715:
- a CDS encoding DUF397 domain-containing protein: MTTSPPRFADHEFRKAARSEPKQNCVRVARRDGWVEVRDDKLQGRPEYATRALRLTEADFDDYQMAVREGRQQVGHSLETVRRDSDGMYVFRHRDVPSIELEFTFDEVNAFLDGVVKGEFDLSAYAAA, encoded by the coding sequence ATGACCACCAGCCCACCGAGGTTCGCTGACCACGAATTCCGGAAGGCGGCCCGTAGCGAGCCGAAGCAGAACTGCGTGCGCGTGGCCCGTCGTGACGGCTGGGTCGAGGTGCGCGACGACAAACTCCAAGGCCGTCCCGAGTACGCGACCCGGGCACTCCGACTAACCGAGGCTGACTTCGACGACTACCAGATGGCTGTCCGAGAGGGCCGACAGCAGGTCGGGCACAGTCTCGAAACCGTCCGCCGCGACTCGGACGGTATGTACGTCTTCCGTCATCGCGACGTGCCGTCGATCGAGCTGGAGTTCACCTTCGACGAGGTGAACGCCTTCCTCGACGGCGTGGTCAAGGGCGAGTTCGACTTGAGCGCCTACGCGGCCGCATAG
- a CDS encoding helix-turn-helix domain-containing protein, which translates to MTDDAPDLDWALKYMPFHDIEQHPSFGPVLQQVMLKRFRANMSQRALARRFGCSSAAVQRVLDRAGAFTAEPECDVSESTSDSAWPMDDPDAADTAALVEEPAQAGVPDSADSSDLWERFAQTIGETMRAEREARGWTRKDLRDTGGIDRSLQTMATHELGTRALSVCQFAEYCRALEVQPGQVFDRAYRKMFDPPDEQSETVLIDLDKLSRSEQENLARWAKLRLKQLSPSDRGMLPIPRRAQDTLMTLCGFDRRRILEILSAA; encoded by the coding sequence GTGACTGACGACGCACCGGATCTCGATTGGGCACTGAAGTACATGCCGTTTCACGATATCGAGCAACATCCGAGCTTTGGGCCGGTACTTCAGCAAGTCATGCTGAAGCGCTTCCGCGCCAACATGTCGCAGCGAGCACTTGCCAGGCGGTTCGGATGTTCCTCGGCTGCTGTGCAGCGGGTCCTTGACCGTGCAGGCGCGTTCACCGCGGAGCCGGAGTGCGATGTCTCGGAGTCCACCAGCGACTCGGCGTGGCCGATGGACGATCCGGACGCGGCCGACACCGCAGCCCTCGTTGAGGAACCCGCCCAGGCCGGGGTCCCGGATTCGGCTGACTCGTCCGATCTCTGGGAACGGTTCGCGCAGACCATTGGGGAGACTATGCGGGCCGAACGCGAAGCGCGGGGGTGGACGCGCAAAGATTTGCGGGACACGGGCGGAATCGACCGCTCTCTTCAAACAATGGCAACACACGAATTGGGAACACGCGCATTGTCGGTGTGCCAGTTCGCCGAATACTGCCGCGCGCTCGAAGTTCAGCCCGGCCAGGTCTTTGACCGCGCGTACCGGAAGATGTTCGACCCACCAGACGAACAGAGCGAGACGGTCCTTATCGATCTGGACAAGCTGTCCAGATCGGAGCAGGAGAACCTCGCCCGCTGGGCGAAGCTGCGGCTCAAGCAGCTGTCTCCTTCCGACCGGGGAATGCTTCCCATCCCCAGACGCGCGCAGGACACGCTGATGACGCTTTGCGGGTTCGACCGGCGCCGAATTCTTGAGATCTTGAGCGCTGCCTAA
- a CDS encoding gp53-like domain-containing protein, whose product MSYEYRSTVDYFFGTLLNAAAISDTELSAAAFTALDSDYSSGTPGKYLPLELHDPSQGIFEVVWVVGHAAGSQTVTVVRGREGTPPRAWNAGTQMVCAPTAGRDALAVLASTALPADAHIGHRVARTNKADVVERGAGVWGPSTGVAVASDVGPRRNGGSAPDGSVILMRGGHRTGTTGANGIITVSHPVAFPNATIATTVSIVTTGVPAVITIVAETASTISVAFYAISTGANVGSGVAVSFQYLSIGY is encoded by the coding sequence GTGAGCTACGAATACCGGTCCACTGTGGACTATTTTTTCGGGACGCTGCTGAACGCGGCGGCCATCAGCGACACCGAGCTGTCGGCCGCCGCGTTCACCGCGCTCGACTCCGATTACAGCTCGGGTACCCCGGGCAAGTACCTGCCGCTGGAACTGCACGACCCGTCGCAGGGCATTTTCGAGGTCGTGTGGGTCGTCGGGCACGCCGCCGGGTCCCAGACCGTCACCGTGGTCCGTGGCCGGGAGGGCACGCCGCCGCGCGCGTGGAACGCCGGAACCCAAATGGTGTGCGCCCCCACCGCTGGGCGCGACGCGCTCGCGGTGCTCGCCTCGACCGCGCTGCCCGCCGATGCGCACATCGGTCACCGGGTCGCGCGCACGAACAAGGCCGATGTCGTGGAACGCGGCGCCGGGGTGTGGGGGCCGAGCACGGGTGTGGCCGTCGCCTCCGACGTCGGGCCCCGCCGCAACGGTGGGTCCGCTCCGGACGGGTCGGTCATCCTCATGCGGGGCGGGCACCGCACGGGCACCACGGGCGCCAACGGCATCATCACCGTGTCCCACCCGGTTGCGTTCCCGAACGCGACCATCGCCACCACGGTTTCCATCGTGACCACCGGCGTTCCGGCGGTCATCACGATCGTGGCCGAGACCGCGAGCACGATTTCCGTGGCGTTCTACGCGATCAGCACCGGCGCGAACGTCGGTTCCGGGGTCGCGGTGTCGTTCCAGTACCTCTCGATCGGGTACTGA
- a CDS encoding DUF5047 domain-containing protein, producing MKARAVVTSPGYGTLEVPISGGSVEIDATSKARRSATLQADPRWWPRSPTDLLSPYGSVCQVDYGIVLPGGGTEWVPLMIGYLDEASRERPVTSSGDISVKVVDAAVRVAEDRLDVPAQTIANASTVSEIARLVRETLGGWVELRDLTGSSAIAAVIVIERERWDAVEKLADSLGAEAFFDPVGRLVVRPQPTLNQNPVWSVRTGNGGNLLSIKDRLSREQVYNRVVASGQRTDGVPAVYATATDTTSPARYGGPFGKKPRFYTSELLTTVAQCQTTADSLLTRIRGIAAQVEVELLVNPALDVGDVITVLDPEVGETRHIIDKLSIPLAPDGTQSITTRSDDMPAET from the coding sequence ATGAAAGCCCGCGCCGTCGTCACCAGCCCCGGCTACGGGACGCTCGAAGTGCCGATCTCCGGCGGCTCGGTGGAGATCGACGCCACCAGCAAGGCCCGCCGGTCAGCGACCCTGCAAGCCGATCCGCGCTGGTGGCCGCGTTCCCCGACGGACCTGCTCTCCCCGTACGGCTCGGTGTGCCAGGTGGACTACGGCATCGTCCTGCCGGGCGGGGGAACCGAGTGGGTGCCGCTCATGATCGGCTACCTCGACGAAGCCTCCCGCGAACGGCCGGTCACCAGCTCCGGGGACATCTCGGTCAAGGTCGTCGACGCCGCTGTACGCGTCGCCGAAGACCGCCTCGACGTCCCGGCCCAGACCATCGCCAACGCCAGCACGGTGTCCGAGATCGCGCGCCTGGTCAGGGAAACCCTCGGCGGCTGGGTCGAGCTGCGCGACCTGACCGGCTCCAGTGCGATCGCCGCGGTCATCGTCATCGAGCGCGAGCGCTGGGACGCGGTGGAGAAGCTCGCCGACTCCCTCGGCGCCGAGGCGTTCTTCGACCCCGTGGGCCGCCTGGTCGTCCGGCCACAACCGACACTGAACCAGAACCCCGTCTGGTCGGTGCGCACCGGCAACGGCGGGAACCTGCTGTCCATCAAGGACCGGCTCTCCCGGGAACAGGTCTACAACCGGGTCGTCGCCAGCGGCCAGCGCACCGACGGCGTGCCCGCCGTGTACGCGACCGCGACCGACACGACGAGCCCGGCCCGCTACGGCGGCCCGTTCGGCAAGAAGCCCAGGTTCTACACCTCCGAGCTGCTGACGACAGTCGCGCAGTGCCAGACCACCGCGGACTCCCTTCTCACGCGGATACGCGGAATCGCCGCACAGGTCGAGGTCGAGCTGCTGGTCAACCCGGCCCTGGACGTCGGGGACGTCATCACCGTCCTGGACCCCGAAGTGGGGGAGACCCGCCACATCATCGACAAGCTTTCGATCCCGCTGGCACCGGACGGAACGCAGTCCATCACCACCCGCTCGGACGACATGCCGGCGGAAACCTGA
- a CDS encoding HAD family hydrolase — MTGRVNLITIDIGNTLGEFTGRSTTDRLRELSRLNEIAPHRTVEAVRALLHRAPELTEDLVCQVCQRLLIPYDLFPANWGRGYVPYPDASATLAGLREVAPLVALSNMAVTGGPERVAAVRAAHGDELEEVYPSYRLGGAKPEPWLWQMIADRRGVNVSDVVHIGDRLDADVYGPFFAGARAVHLRKEGSTVYPPFSGDHIRTVFRLSDAVQVVRGWAELRA, encoded by the coding sequence ATGACCGGCAGAGTCAATCTGATCACCATCGACATCGGCAACACGCTCGGGGAGTTCACCGGACGGTCCACAACGGACCGGCTGCGCGAGTTGTCTCGGCTAAATGAAATCGCGCCGCACCGTACAGTGGAAGCCGTGCGGGCTCTCCTGCATCGGGCGCCCGAACTCACCGAGGATCTCGTGTGCCAGGTCTGCCAACGACTGCTGATTCCCTACGATCTATTCCCCGCCAACTGGGGTCGGGGGTACGTCCCGTACCCGGACGCGTCGGCGACGCTCGCCGGACTGCGGGAGGTCGCTCCTCTGGTGGCGCTGTCCAATATGGCCGTGACGGGCGGGCCGGAGCGGGTCGCGGCCGTGCGCGCGGCGCATGGCGATGAACTGGAGGAGGTGTACCCGAGTTACCGCCTCGGCGGGGCGAAACCCGAGCCCTGGCTGTGGCAGATGATCGCCGACCGTCGCGGCGTCAACGTCTCCGACGTCGTTCACATCGGCGATCGGCTCGACGCCGACGTGTACGGGCCGTTCTTCGCAGGAGCGCGTGCGGTACACCTCCGGAAGGAGGGGAGCACGGTCTACCCCCCGTTCAGCGGGGACCACATCCGTACCGTCTTTCGCCTGTCCGATGCTGTCCAGGTGGTGCGCGGGTGGGCGGAGCTGCGCGCGTGA
- a CDS encoding MvdC/MvdD family ATP grasp protein, protein MIDPFVLVLGDVAEWSAAEVAGELDARGIRWTAVDTIDFPLRMSMDVRLDQDAVRWAGELETGDSRVRLDEVTAVYYCKPRDFEMPSGLSGPELRFSRAQARTGFGGVLASLPVRWVSHPSALADAEYKPRQLTRLRAAGLQVPPTLVTNRGEGVREFAARYGPVVIKPLAEPIVWEGDGETVVYTRRLTAADLDDLAGIEITAHLVQQWQDKACEPRVIAVGDQVFAVAIHAESPAGRIDWRTDYDSHRYEVIDVPDQVREGVFRYLRLAGLASSVFDFVVRPDGAWVALEANTTGSWGWLADACDLPIAAAFADTLTKE, encoded by the coding sequence GTGATCGACCCGTTCGTTCTGGTCCTCGGCGACGTCGCGGAGTGGTCGGCGGCCGAAGTGGCCGGTGAACTCGACGCGCGCGGTATCCGGTGGACTGCGGTGGACACCATCGACTTCCCGCTCCGCATGAGCATGGACGTGCGCCTCGACCAGGATGCCGTGCGGTGGGCGGGGGAGCTTGAGACCGGTGATTCGCGAGTCCGCTTGGACGAGGTGACCGCGGTCTACTACTGCAAGCCGCGCGACTTCGAGATGCCGTCCGGCCTTTCCGGACCCGAGCTTCGGTTCAGCCGAGCCCAGGCCCGAACCGGCTTCGGCGGGGTGCTCGCCAGCTTGCCCGTTCGGTGGGTGTCCCATCCATCAGCGCTGGCTGACGCCGAGTACAAGCCGCGACAGCTCACCCGTCTACGCGCGGCCGGTCTGCAGGTGCCGCCCACGCTGGTCACCAACCGGGGTGAGGGGGTGCGCGAGTTCGCCGCGAGGTATGGGCCGGTGGTGATCAAGCCGTTGGCCGAACCGATCGTGTGGGAGGGCGACGGGGAAACGGTGGTCTACACCCGGCGCCTGACCGCCGCTGACCTGGACGATCTGGCTGGGATCGAGATCACTGCGCACCTGGTGCAGCAGTGGCAGGACAAAGCGTGCGAGCCTCGGGTCATCGCGGTCGGAGACCAGGTGTTCGCGGTCGCCATTCATGCGGAAAGCCCGGCGGGTCGGATCGACTGGCGAACGGACTACGACTCGCACCGGTACGAGGTCATCGATGTTCCTGACCAGGTGCGGGAAGGCGTCTTCCGCTACCTTCGCCTGGCGGGCCTGGCGTCCAGCGTTTTCGACTTCGTAGTTCGACCCGACGGTGCGTGGGTCGCGCTGGAGGCGAACACGACGGGCTCGTGGGGCTGGCTTGCAGACGCCTGTGACCTGCCGATCGCCGCCGCATTCGCCGACACGCTGACCAAGGAGTGA
- a CDS encoding Scr1 family TA system antitoxin-like transcriptional regulator — MAATVRTAKKLLLGREIKHMIETAGISQTDAGKLIEVGQPKIATLINGAGSISHGDLVLLATKLGFTDEGYQEALRELRRDNHKRGFWSTGHNRAYGEDLRLLVDLEKMADQIQSFEMEVVPGLLQTEAYARAQHGDLPLDDEGLGVEDFVQARLARQEIVDKADAPTIQFVLSESCLRRMWGDADVMRDQIDHLIKLSNRRHVMIQVFPFKTRPGRRSPIGNRFVLVRVPSPGAAGPLELAYTEGEGERRYQDDRKALAAYESAWARLSNAALRFDESRAFMKDVASEYKEMQ, encoded by the coding sequence ATGGCTGCAACCGTCCGCACTGCCAAGAAGCTCCTGCTCGGGCGCGAGATCAAGCACATGATCGAGACTGCGGGCATCTCGCAGACCGACGCAGGAAAGCTGATCGAAGTTGGTCAACCCAAGATCGCCACGCTGATCAACGGAGCGGGCTCCATCTCACATGGTGACCTGGTACTGCTGGCCACGAAGCTCGGCTTCACCGATGAGGGCTACCAGGAAGCGCTTCGCGAGTTGCGCCGCGACAACCACAAACGTGGGTTCTGGTCAACTGGCCACAACCGTGCGTACGGCGAAGACCTTCGTCTGCTCGTCGACCTGGAGAAGATGGCGGACCAGATCCAATCGTTCGAGATGGAGGTCGTGCCCGGACTCCTCCAAACAGAGGCGTACGCACGGGCGCAGCACGGAGACCTGCCACTCGACGATGAGGGCCTGGGGGTCGAGGACTTCGTGCAGGCGCGGCTGGCCCGTCAGGAGATTGTCGACAAGGCGGATGCGCCCACGATCCAGTTTGTCCTCAGCGAATCCTGCCTCCGGCGCATGTGGGGCGACGCGGACGTGATGCGCGATCAGATCGACCACCTAATCAAGCTTTCGAACCGCAGGCACGTGATGATCCAGGTATTTCCGTTCAAGACAAGGCCCGGCCGAAGGTCGCCGATCGGCAACCGGTTCGTTCTCGTGCGGGTTCCATCGCCAGGTGCGGCCGGTCCTCTCGAACTTGCATACACCGAGGGGGAGGGTGAGCGCCGTTACCAGGACGATCGCAAGGCGCTCGCCGCTTACGAATCAGCTTGGGCTCGACTGTCCAATGCGGCGCTTCGCTTCGATGAAAGCCGTGCCTTCATGAAGGACGTCGCGAGCGAGTACAAGGAAATGCAGTAA